In the Wyeomyia smithii strain HCP4-BCI-WySm-NY-G18 chromosome 2, ASM2978416v1, whole genome shotgun sequence genome, one interval contains:
- the LOC129724506 gene encoding uncharacterized protein LOC129724506, producing the protein MALVESTTKTEMTITESQTPVISKEVVVEKSSAGMSEKSITQSKSYGASSEKEITEESENSVSKSVEKSESSFASERSVSEKVSDTGSLSSSLLSSSSVVSSVTSSKVVSSSFSSTSASSMSSIKSSSFDSSSAIDEFFKN; encoded by the coding sequence ATGGCTCTCGTCGAAAGCACCACCAAGACTGAAATGACCATCACCGAGTCGCAGACACCCGTCATCTCGAAGGAAGTGGTCGTGGAGAAATCCTCGGCCGGCATGTCGGAGAAGAGTATCACCCAGTCCAAGAGCTACGGGGCCAGCAGCGAGAAGGAAATCACCGAGGAAAGTGAGAATTCCGTTTCCAAATCCGTCGAGAAGTCCGAATCGTCATTCGCGTCGGAACGCAGCGTATCGGAGAAGGTCTCGGACACGGGGTCCCTCTCGTCGTCCCTGCTCTCCTCGTCGTCGGTGGTCAGTTCCGTCACCAGCAGCAAGGTGGTTTCCTCGTCATTCAGCTCAACCAGCGCCTCGTCGATGTCGAGCATCAAATCGTCCTCGTTCGACTCCAGCAGTGCCATCGatgagtttttcaaaaactga